From Thermodesulfovibrionales bacterium, one genomic window encodes:
- a CDS encoding epoxyqueuosine reductase QueH codes for MCCSNCALYPMKSLLKRGIDVKGFWFNPNIYPLPEYEERLNSLGSLEKFWGLDIEYEEHYGFEDFLGRIGGPGDNRCLRCYAMRLEETAKAARKMNLDGFTTSLLVSPYQQFDAIAEMGKELGKRYALPFYLEDFRVGYRESIPLSRELGLYRQKYCGCVYSVAERAGRKSHG; via the coding sequence ATGTGCTGCTCAAATTGTGCGCTCTATCCGATGAAGAGCCTCCTGAAAAGGGGGATCGATGTGAAGGGTTTCTGGTTCAATCCTAATATATATCCCCTTCCCGAGTATGAGGAGAGACTGAATTCGCTCGGGAGTCTTGAGAAATTCTGGGGCCTCGACATCGAGTATGAAGAGCATTACGGGTTTGAAGATTTTCTCGGAAGGATCGGCGGTCCCGGCGACAATCGCTGCCTCCGCTGCTACGCGATGAGGCTGGAGGAGACTGCAAAGGCTGCCAGGAAGATGAATCTTGACGGGTTCACCACGTCTCTCCTCGTCAGTCCTTACCAGCAGTTCGATGCTATCGCCGAGATGGGAAAAGAGTTGGGGAAACGGTATGCTCTTCCCTTTTACCTCGAGGATTTCAGGGTTGGATACCGCGAAAGTATTCCGCTCTCCCGGGAACTCGGTCTTTACCGCCAAAAGTATTGCGGGTGCGTCTACTCCGTGGCAGAGAGGGCCGGAAGGAAAAGCCATGGCTGA
- a CDS encoding selenium metabolism-associated LysR family transcriptional regulator, with protein MDIHHLKVFASVFRNRSFSRASEELHLTQPTVSDHIRTLEEELTCSLFDRLGRTIIPTREAELLYSHAVEIIEKAAALKEVIGEYKKEVQGELVLGASSIPGTYLLPGIMAEFKKRHPAVSFQIIVSDSKWIVEKVSGHELLMGVVGARLSNNRIQYTPWIDDELVAVAHPSLTKTFSMPLKDLIKFPMVVREEGSGTRREVERILDGRGIPREEVKIAGIFGSTDAIKQAVKTGLGISIVSRLSVTDELSRGILKEIRIKDTSMRRHFYIITHRKRTLPLAYTLLLQYIKTGSQSL; from the coding sequence ATGGATATCCACCACCTCAAGGTCTTCGCATCGGTCTTCAGAAACAGGAGCTTTTCACGGGCCTCGGAAGAACTCCACCTTACGCAACCCACAGTCAGCGACCATATCAGAACTCTCGAAGAGGAGCTTACCTGCAGCCTCTTTGACCGGCTCGGCAGGACGATCATACCGACGAGGGAGGCAGAGCTTCTCTACAGCCATGCCGTCGAAATTATCGAAAAGGCCGCCGCGTTGAAGGAAGTCATCGGAGAATATAAGAAGGAAGTTCAGGGGGAACTCGTTCTCGGCGCAAGTTCTATCCCCGGCACCTATCTCCTACCGGGCATCATGGCCGAGTTCAAGAAGCGCCATCCTGCCGTCTCTTTTCAGATCATCGTATCAGATTCAAAATGGATCGTGGAGAAGGTATCAGGTCATGAACTGCTCATGGGAGTCGTCGGGGCAAGATTGAGCAACAACCGGATACAGTACACTCCATGGATAGATGACGAACTCGTCGCAGTCGCCCACCCTTCGCTGACAAAGACCTTCTCTATGCCTCTGAAGGATCTCATAAAGTTTCCGATGGTAGTGAGGGAAGAGGGATCGGGGACGAGAAGGGAGGTCGAGAGGATTCTTGACGGCAGGGGCATCCCTCGGGAGGAGGTCAAGATCGCAGGCATCTTTGGATCGACAGACGCGATCAAACAAGCGGTTAAGACAGGGCTTGGCATTTCGATCGTATCAAGACTTTCTGTAACCGATGAACTGAGCCGCGGGATACTGAAGGAAATAAGGATTAAGGATACCTCAATGAGACGTCATTTCTACATTATCACCCACAGGAAACGGACTTTACCCCTGGCCTACACGCTCCTGTTGCAGTACATCAAGACCGGCTCGCAGTCTCTGTGA